Below is a window of Herminiimonas arsenicoxydans DNA.
CAGGTTGCCAATGGTGGCGGCTACCCGACCTGCAGGCAGTGGTGGTCCGACGGCAGTAACGGACTGCGCGCGCGGCTGCTGGGGCAAGTGGACCCAAGCCTGCTGAATCGCCTGGCGGGCTGGGCTGGATTCCTGAGCCGGGCCGAGGTGGACGACTCCGTGATCCGCGCCATCGCGTCACCGCGGCAGCAGAAATTGAACCAAGGCAGCGTCTATACGGACTACGGCGGTCAGATCGACAAGACATTGCCCAATGTCGTCAACCGTGCCACCAGCGATGTTGGCTTGGCGGTTGGGGCTCTCGCCGCCTTCCCGGCAATGGACGTAGTGCGCCAAGCACTGCCCATGGTGCTCGCGCTGCTCAAGATGGCGCTCGTGATCTGCATTCCGCTAGTGCTGGTCGTGGGCACCTATGACCTGAAGATGGTCGTCACCGTCAGCACCGTCCAGTTCGCGCTGTTCTTCACGGACTTCTGGTTTCAGCTCGCACGCTGGATCGACAGCACCATCCTCGATGCGCTCTACGGGTGGGGCTTTGGCTGGAACCGGCCGCATACCAACTTCGACCCGCTGGTGGGGCTGAACAATGCCTTCGGCGACATGCTTTTGATGTTCGTCACCGGCACGATGTTCTTGGTCCTGCCGACTTTCTGGGTGGCAGCGCTTGGGTGGGTCGGAGTAAAAGCCGGGGTAATCGCTCAGAACCTGGCTGTCGGTTCCAAGGAAGCACGCGACAGCGCGGGATCAGGCGTAAACAAGGTTACCGGCAAGGTGCTTTGATCGGTCGCCCATTTCAGTCGTTGAACGGATCGTTCGGGTCGTGCGGGTCGATCCGCTGACCGCTGGACGAATACAGGCCAAAGCCTGCCTCGCCGTTTCGCAGTTCGTCCGGTTGCGTCCAGCGATCATCATTGACCGTCGAATTGCTGGCCGTCCATGCTGCGGCAACCCCAACCAGAAGCACCAACGCCAGCCAGAACGCGGCGTAGAACAGCAATCCCAGCGCGACCAGCTTCACTACCCATACGAGCACGGTGGCCCCGGCAAGCGGCATCCCCTTGGAGGCGAGCCAACACGACAACCTTCGCTCGCCGCGCGCATAGGCGCGCCATCCACGGCCAACGCTGCGGCCGAGGCGTTCTGCGGTGCTGATGCGGGTTGTCGTGTTCATGGTCGTCTCCTGCTACATGAGGAATGCCTATTCCAGTTTGCTCCAATCCTGCTTGCTTGCCTGCACCAATACGTTCCAATCGTCTGGTGGATTTCCACGTCCGAGCATTTTCTCGAACACGGCATAGGGATCTGACTTGCTCCCCGAAGACCGCAAGGTCTGCTCATCATTGACCCAGGCGTACACGATGACCTTGGCCTTCGAGTCGTACCGGAAGAACAACCGGAACCGCCTTCCGATCTTGGCCCTTCGCCAGTGCCGGTGGGCCAGCCCCAGGGTGTTGCCCTGGCGGTACTCGTCGCGTGCCGGATCACCGGGCACCACATCTAATATCAACTGGTTCAAGGCCCGGAAGAGCTTGACGTTGGCGTTGGACTCGAAGCCCTCCGGGTCGTTCTCCTGCGCGCGCCGTGCGGCTGCGTGCAGCTTCTGCAACTGCTCGATCACACAGTCGTGGAACAGCAATGCCCAGCCATGCCGTTGCATCAGAGTTCCACTTCGCCGTCGATTTCCTCGTCCAGCTTCACGCCGTGACCCGCTTGCTCCAGCATGGCGCGAGTTAGATCCTCGGGCAGACCATGGACGTTCCGGCCCGCCTCGATGTCGCGGGCCAGCAGACTCAGGAACGCACCGATGGCGGGGTCCTCGTGCTCGGCGTCGGCACGGGTCACGACGACTTCTCCGTCACGCAGGTCGAACGCAACCTTGCCGCCGGCATCGACACCGAGCGCCTGCCGGATGGGCTTGGGCAGCGTGATCTGGCCTTTGGAGGTCAGCGTGGCAACTTCATGAATGGCAGGCATGGCCGTTCTCCTAATAGCGATGCCCTGATGGTAAGGAATATTCCTTACCATGTCAATATGGGGTCTCATGGCGTCCTCCCGAGTCCAAGAATCGGCCCATCGTAGGGCGGGAACACCAAGCCTTCACGCATCAATCCGGCCCGCCGAACCTCGCATTGGCCGTGGACGGTCAATGCCCCACGCCCTATACCCAAATGGTTAAAGGCTAAAGGGCCGAAAGGGCAAGGGAATGGGGTGCAAGGGGAAAGGCCCTACCTCGAAAAGGCGAAAAGGCCCCCCGCTCGGCCCACCACCAGGACACCCGCATGCTCTTTCTGTTCCAGCGGAAACGACCTCCGGTCGCTGCCGCTCCGTCGCCAGCGCCCGCCCTCGATCTCCCGAAAGGGCTGCTGCGGCCCGAGTCGGCCGCATCGCTGCTGGCCACGCCGCGCCGGCAGAAGCTGCTGGAATACATCTGGCAGCGCACCTCCCTCTCGCGCAAGCAGTTCGTCACCCTGTACCGCACGCCGCTGGAACGATATGCCGAGCTGGTCCAGCAATTTCCCGCTTCCGAAAGCCACCATCACGCTTACCCGGGCGGCATGCTCGACCACGGCCTGGAAATCGTCGCCTACAGCCTGAAGCTGCGCCAGTCCCATCTGCTGCCCATCGGTGCCAGCCCCGAGGACCAGGCGGCGCAGTCCGAGGCCTGGACCGCCGCCGTCGCCTACGCGGCACTACTGCACGACATCGGCAAGATCGCTGTCGATCTGCACGTCGAACTCGCCGACGGCAACACCTGGCATCCCTGGCACGGGCCGCTGCTCCAGCCGTACCGCTTCCGCTATCGTGAGGATCGTGAATACCGCTTGCATAGTGCTGCAACAGGTCTGCTCTACCGCCAACTGCTCGATCGGCACGTCTTGGACTGGCTCAGTGGCTACCCGGCGCTATGGGCCCCGCTGCTCTACGTCTTGGCCGGACAGTACGAGCATGCCGGGGTCCTGGGCGAGCTTGTCGTGCAGGCTGATCGCGCTTCTGTGGCTCAGGAGCTGGGTGGTGATCCGGCCCGCGTCATGGCAGCACCCAAGCACGCACTGCAACGCAAGCTGCTCGACGGGCTGCGTTATCTGCTCAAGGAAGAGTTGAAGCTGAACCAGCCGGAAGCCTCCGATGGCTGGCTCACCGAGGATGGTTTGTGGCTGGTGAGCAAGACGGTTTCGGACAAACTGCGCGCACACCTCCTGTCTCAGGGGATCGATGGCATTCCTGCGAACAACACCGCCGTGTTCAACGTGCTGCAAGACCACGGCATGCTCCAGCCCACCTCGGACGGCAAAGCGGTCTGGCGCGCGACCGTGACCAGCACGACCGGCTGGTCCCATTCGTTCACCCTGTTGCGTCTCGCTCCCGCGCTGATCTGGGAGTCTGGCGAGCGACCAGCACCTTTCGCGGGCACGGTAGAGATCGACGCGACGCCCGCGGAAAACGACGCCTGCATGTCGGCTCCCGCGCCTACCGTCTCGGTGAACCCAGCGCAGGGAGGTCAAGAGCCTCCGATTTGGGAGGGCGACAGCACCACCATCGTTTCACCGCCCGCAGCCCAGCCCGTGCCCGACGTCATGGAGGATTTGCTCGCGATGGTGGGCTTGGGTGAGTCGGCCGGCGTTGGCCAGGATGCCGAGGAGTTCCTCCACACCCCCGCGCCAGCAACAGCCGCGACGTCCATTCCATCGCCTGCACCTGCACCCGCGCCTACGCCTGGGTCATCGGCAACGAAGCCATCCGGGGAACAGTTCATGGTTTGGCTGAAGCAGGGAATCGCCTCACGACGGCTCATCATCAACGACGCGAAGGCACTCGTGCATACGGTGAATGAGACGGCCTACCTGGTCAGCCCGGGTGTGTTCCAACGCTATGCGCAGGAGCATCCCGAAGTGGCCGCACTCGCCAAGCAGGAGAATCAACAGGATTGGCAGTGGGTGCAGAAGCGCTTCGAGAAGCTGCAGCTACATCGAAAGCAGCCCAATGGCCTGAACATTTGGACCTGTGAAGTCACGGGCCCGAGGAAGTCCCGCCGACTGCATGGCTACCTCCTCGAAAATAGGTCCTTGGTATTCGCCGAAATACCGCCCAACAATCCCTATCTTGCTCTGACTCAGGAAGGGTGACGCGACTCGGGCAGCGACCGTCACCACCGTGTGGCGACGATCAATGCCCCGCGAAGCTGGCAACATTTGGCGAACTAAGCTACTCGGCCCGCGCCAACTCCCGTGCAAGGAACGGAGCGGTTCGGCTGCCAGACTTTCGGGCCACCTGCTGAGGGGAACCCGCCACCACGATGCTGCCGCCGGCAGCGCCCGCGCCTGGCCCTACGTCGATCACCCAGTCGGCCTGGGCCACCGCACGCATGTCGTGCTCGATCATCACTACGGTATTGCCGGCATCGACCAGGCGCTGCAACTGCACCAGCAGCCGGTCGGCATCCGACGCATGCAGCCCGGTGGTCGGCTCGTCGAGCACGTACAGGCTTCGGCCGCGCTGGCTGCGCTGAAGCTCGGTCGCCAGCTTGATGCGCTGCGCCTCGCCACCGGAAAGCTCGGTCGCCGGCTGTCCCAGGCGCAGATAGCCAAGTCCGATATCGCGCAGCAGTTGCAGTGGCCTTGCCACAGCGTCTTCACCCGCGAAGAATTCGCTGGCTTCGTCCACGGTCATCTGCAGCACCTCGGCGATGTTGCGCCCGTTCCACTGCACCTTCAGCGTGGCCTCGTTGTAGCGCGCGCCATGGCAGGTCGGGCACGGCGCGTACACGCTGGGCATGAACAGCAGTTCCACGCTGACGAAACCCTCGCCCTCGCAAGTCTCGCAGCGCCCCTTGGCGACGTTGAACGAGAACCGTCCGGCATCGTAGCGGCGGCGTCGCGCATCGGGCGTGGCAGCGAACAGCTTGCGCACATGGTCGAACAGGCCCGTGTAGGTGGCCAGGTTCGACCGCGGCGTGCGCCCGATCGGTTTCTGGTCCACCTGCACCAGACGCTGTACGGCGTCCACGTCGCCCGCCAGATGGCCGCCGGTCGCTTCGATCACTGCCGGCCCTTCGCTGGTGGCGCTTTCGGCTACATCGTCTTCCGGCTCGTGGCCCAGGTGCAGCAGCACCAGCTCCGGCAGGGCCTGCGCGACGAGGCTGGACTTGCCCGAGCCGGAGATGCCGGTGACGGCCGTCAGCACGCCCAGCGGAATGCGCGCATTCACGCCATGCAGGTTGTGGCGGTGAATGTCCTGCAGCTCCAGCCAGCCGGTCGCTTCGCGTGCCCGGCTTCCCGGCGCGGGGATCTCATCGAACAGGTAGCGTGCAGTACGCGATTCGGCAATCTTGCGCAGGCCATCCGGCTCGCCGCTGTAGAGCACGCGGCCGCCACGCTCCCCAGCATCCGGCCCGACATCCACCAGCCATTGCGCGCGGCGCATCAGGTCCAAGTCGTGCTCCACCACGAACACCGAGTTGCCGGCGTCGCGCAGCCGGTCGAGCGCGTCGTACAGGGCCTGGCTATCGGAGGGGTGCAGGCCCGCGGAGGGCTCGTCGAGCACGTACACGACACCGAACAGCAGGGAACTCAATTGCGTGGCCAGCCGCAGGCGCTGCAACTCGCCGGCCGAAAGCGTCGGCGTGGCCCGGTCCAGCGTCAGGTAGCCCAGGCCCAGCCCACGCAGTTGGCGCAGGCGTGCCATCACGCCACCGGCCAGGCGCTGCGCGGCGAGGCGCTTTTCTTCCGATAGCGCCGAGGTGCGGCGCACGTCGGGCGATACCGCATGGACGGCGCGGCCGGAGGCCGCGCGTTCGGCACGGTCGCGTCGGGTCGCTTCCTTGTCCGTAGCCGCCCCCGCTGCATGGGCGCGGAAATCGCCCTGGGCGATGGGTTCGAGCAAGGCCGCCAACTGGTCCAGCGGCATCTGCATGAACGCGCCGATGTCCACGCCGGCGAAGGTGACCGACAGCGCCTCGGGCTTGAGCCGCTTGCCGTGGCAGGTGGGGCACGGTTTGCCCTCCATGAACCGGGACACGCGCTTTCTCATCAACGCGCTCTGGGTGTTGGCAAAGGTGTGCAGCACGTAGCGCCTGGCGCCGGTGAAGGTGCCCATGTAGCTCGGCTCCATCTTGCGCTTGAGCGCGGCGCGGGTTTCGGCGGGCGTGAAGCCGGCGTACACCGGCACCGTCGGTGTTTCCTCGGTGAACAGAATCCAGTCGCGATCCTTCTTCGGCAGGTCCTTCCACGGTCGGTCAACGTCGTAGCCCATGCTGACCAGGATGTCGCGCAGGTTCTGGCCTTGCCAGGCGGGGGGCCAGGAGGCGATCGCCCGCTCGCGGATGCTCAGGGAGGGATCGGGCACCATGATGGCCTCGGTCACCTCGTACACATGGCCCAGGCCGTAGCAGGTCGGGCACGCTCCCTG
It encodes the following:
- a CDS encoding Conserved hypothetical protein; putative membrane protein (Evidence 4 : Homologs of previously reported genes of unknown function); its protein translation is MTLFTTDYLEYYLTLVSWIVNNGIWAVLVSSGVFALPFVAIVIQEWLKARAEGADEGNKGVLSAARIENRVFVAIVVVMFAGIPFIDVDLSTIQYDSSRSAQCQVSVPQPAQTGWSQSFSTISNQSAKVPVWWAFMHALSRAVTSASVAAIPCGTDLRQMRMEIDATRIDDPVLAQEVADFTHDCYGPARAKLFMARPELDETQMNDVTWIGSRFFTDTGGYYDSYRSSTAREAWPYDDTRDAGLAQVANGGGYPTCRQWWSDGSNGLRARLLGQVDPSLLNRLAGWAGFLSRAEVDDSVIRAIASPRQQKLNQGSVYTDYGGQIDKTLPNVVNRATSDVGLAVGALAAFPAMDVVRQALPMVLALLKMALVICIPLVLVVGTYDLKMVVTVSTVQFALFFTDFWFQLARWIDSTILDALYGWGFGWNRPHTNFDPLVGLNNAFGDMLLMFVTGTMFLVLPTFWVAALGWVGVKAGVIAQNLAVGSKEARDSAGSGVNKVTGKVL
- a CDS encoding Conserved hypothetical protein; putative exported protein (Evidence 4 : Homologs of previously reported genes of unknown function), which gives rise to MNTTTRISTAERLGRSVGRGWRAYARGERRLSCWLASKGMPLAGATVLVWVVKLVALGLLFYAAFWLALVLLVGVAAAWTASNSTVNDDRWTQPDELRNGEAGFGLYSSSGQRIDPHDPNDPFND
- a CDS encoding Conserved hypothetical protein (Evidence 4 : Homologs of previously reported genes of unknown function) is translated as MQRHGWALLFHDCVIEQLQKLHAAARRAQENDPEGFESNANVKLFRALNQLILDVVPGDPARDEYRQGNTLGLAHRHWRRAKIGRRFRLFFRYDSKAKVIVYAWVNDEQTLRSSGSKSDPYAVFEKMLGRGNPPDDWNVLVQASKQDWSKLE
- a CDS encoding Conserved hypothetical protein, putative transcriptional regulator (Evidence 4 : Homologs of previously reported genes of unknown function) — translated: MPAIHEVATLTSKGQITLPKPIRQALGVDAGGKVAFDLRDGEVVVTRADAEHEDPAIGAFLSLLARDIEAGRNVHGLPEDLTRAMLEQAGHGVKLDEEIDGEVEL
- a CDS encoding Conserved hypothetical protein, putative relaxase (Evidence 4 : Homologs of previously reported genes of unknown function), giving the protein MLFLFQRKRPPVAAAPSPAPALDLPKGLLRPESAASLLATPRRQKLLEYIWQRTSLSRKQFVTLYRTPLERYAELVQQFPASESHHHAYPGGMLDHGLEIVAYSLKLRQSHLLPIGASPEDQAAQSEAWTAAVAYAALLHDIGKIAVDLHVELADGNTWHPWHGPLLQPYRFRYREDREYRLHSAATGLLYRQLLDRHVLDWLSGYPALWAPLLYVLAGQYEHAGVLGELVVQADRASVAQELGGDPARVMAAPKHALQRKLLDGLRYLLKEELKLNQPEASDGWLTEDGLWLVSKTVSDKLRAHLLSQGIDGIPANNTAVFNVLQDHGMLQPTSDGKAVWRATVTSTTGWSHSFTLLRLAPALIWESGERPAPFAGTVEIDATPAENDACMSAPAPTVSVNPAQGGQEPPIWEGDSTTIVSPPAAQPVPDVMEDLLAMVGLGESAGVGQDAEEFLHTPAPATAATSIPSPAPAPAPTPGSSATKPSGEQFMVWLKQGIASRRLIINDAKALVHTVNETAYLVSPGVFQRYAQEHPEVAALAKQENQQDWQWVQKRFEKLQLHRKQPNGLNIWTCEVTGPRKSRRLHGYLLENRSLVFAEIPPNNPYLALTQEG
- the uvrA1 gene encoding UvrABC system protein A (UvrA protein) (Excinuclease ABC subunit A) (Evidence 2a : Function of homologous gene experimentally demonstrated in an other organism; PubMedId : 8675016; Product type e : enzyme); its protein translation is MPNNSFGESSCTAAASGMVEVRGARENNLKEVDVSIPRNALVVFSGVSGSGKSSLAFGTIYAEAQRRYFESVAPYARRLIEQAGVPDVDAIDGLPPAVALQQQRGSSNARSSVGSVTTLSSLVRMMYSRAGAYPANQPMLYAEDFSPNTPQGACPTCYGLGHVYEVTEAIMVPDPSLSIRERAIASWPPAWQGQNLRDILVSMGYDVDRPWKDLPKKDRDWILFTEETPTVPVYAGFTPAETRAALKRKMEPSYMGTFTGARRYVLHTFANTQSALMRKRVSRFMEGKPCPTCHGKRLKPEALSVTFAGVDIGAFMQMPLDQLAALLEPIAQGDFRAHAAGAATDKEATRRDRAERAASGRAVHAVSPDVRRTSALSEEKRLAAQRLAGGVMARLRQLRGLGLGYLTLDRATPTLSAGELQRLRLATQLSSLLFGVVYVLDEPSAGLHPSDSQALYDALDRLRDAGNSVFVVEHDLDLMRRAQWLVDVGPDAGERGGRVLYSGEPDGLRKIAESRTARYLFDEIPAPGSRAREATGWLELQDIHRHNLHGVNARIPLGVLTAVTGISGSGKSSLVAQALPELVLLHLGHEPEDDVAESATSEGPAVIEATGGHLAGDVDAVQRLVQVDQKPIGRTPRSNLATYTGLFDHVRKLFAATPDARRRRYDAGRFSFNVAKGRCETCEGEGFVSVELLFMPSVYAPCPTCHGARYNEATLKVQWNGRNIAEVLQMTVDEASEFFAGEDAVARPLQLLRDIGLGYLRLGQPATELSGGEAQRIKLATELQRSQRGRSLYVLDEPTTGLHASDADRLLVQLQRLVDAGNTVVMIEHDMRAVAQADWVIDVGPGAGAAGGSIVVAGSPQQVARKSGSRTAPFLARELARAE